One Ictalurus punctatus breed USDA103 chromosome 10, Coco_2.0, whole genome shotgun sequence genomic region harbors:
- the dnase2b gene encoding deoxyribonuclease-2-beta isoform X1 — protein sequence MFLFRPFRLIFFQVSFFLSSLCEGEISCLNEDGQPVDWFIMYKLPKYKQGNVGSGVDYMYLDPSLPNWQMSKYSVNTSEGALGRTLSQLYQRYMSNSSAYMLYNDAPPLLKYEYNYGHTKGALLFDQFQGFWLTHSIPHFPPFPEMGFGYPSTGKLYGQNIQCTTYNYEQFQKISQQLAYINPYTYNCSMPSAYYTEMAEMAQICAGKTVTVVPRRRLEKLMSVKGETFLSFAKSHSYVDDIYAGWIAQTLNTDFLVETWQREAHQLPSNCSLPYHVMNIKRVSLSELVTFSSYDDHSKWCVSWEHQTQWTCLGDLNRESRQAWRGGGLICTPNSAMYKAFRSAVAWYKNC from the exons atgtttttgtttcggCCTTTTCGTTTGATTTTCTTCCAGGTATCCTTCTTCTTAAGTTCACTGTGTGAGGGTGAAATCTCCTGCTTAAATGAAGATGGGCAACCTGTTGACTG GTTCATCATGTACAAATtaccaaaatataaacaaggtAATGTGGGAAGTGGAGTTGACTATATGTATTTGGATCCCTCATTACCCAACTGGCAGATGAGTAAATATTCGGTGAATACCAGTGAAGGGGCATTAGGCAGGACACTGAGCCAGCTGTACCAAAGATACATG TCAAACAGCTCGGCATACATGCTCTACAATGATGCTCCTCCGTTGCTGAAGTATGAGTATAATTATGGACACACAAAAG GGGCACTACTTTTTGACCAGTTTCAAGGATTCTGGTTAACACACAGCATTCCTCACTTTCCACCTTTCCCCGAAATGGGTTTTGGCTATCCCTCCACTGGAAAACTCTACGGCCAGAATATTCAGTGTACAACCTACAATTACGAACAGTTCCAAAAAATAT cACAGCAACTAGCATATATTAACCCATACACATACAACTGCTCAATGCCATCAGCCTATTACACAGAGATGGCAGAAATGGCACAGATCTGTGCTGGCAAAACTGTAACTGTGGTCCCCAGGAGAAGGCTTGAAAAGCTGATGTCAGTCAAGGGAGAGACGTTCCTTAGTTTTGCCAAATCACACAGCTATGTTGATG ACATTTATGCTGGCTGGATAGCACAAACACTGAACACAGACTTTCTAGTGGAAACCTGGCAACGGGAAGCCCACCAGCTTCCCTCCAACTGCTCGCTTCCTTACCATGTGATGAATATCAAGAGGGTCTCTCTGTCCGAGCTGGTGACTTTCAGCTCCTATGATGACCACTCCAAGTGGTGTGTCTCTTGGGAACACCAAACCCAGTGGACTTGTCTAGGGGACCTGAACAGAGAGAGCAGACAGGCATGGAGAGGAGGTGGCCTCATCTGTACACCAAATTCAGCCATGTACAAAGCTTTCCGTTCGGCTGTGGCCTGGTATAAAAATTGTTAG
- the uox gene encoding uricase (The RefSeq protein has 3 substitutions compared to this genomic sequence), with product MTTSNQNVEFVRTGYGKNQVKVLYIRREGNQHYILELKADVQLTLNSLKDYLTGDNSDIIPTDTIKNTVHALAKLKGVKTIEGFALDICNHFLTAFKHVTRAKVNIEEAPWKRLEKNAVEHAHAFILSPESLHFCEVEQYRNANAVIHSGIKDMKVLKTTQSGFEGFLKDRFTTLQEAKDRVFCTSVYARWRYNQHKEVNFDMAWKTIKDSIIEKFAGPYDRGEYSPSVQKTLYDTQILVLERLPEVEEIEIIMPNQHYFTIDMTKLGLSNKDEVLLPLDNPAGNITGTIYRTPQAKL from the exons ATGACTACCTCAAACCAG aaTGTTGAGTTTGTGAGGACAGGTTATGGGAAGAATCAAGTTAAAGTTCTGTATATTCGGAGGGAGAGGAATCAACACTACATATTGGAGCTGAAAGCAGATGTGCAGCTTACGCTAAACTCTCTGAAAGATTACCTCACTGGAGACAACTCGGACATCATTCCAACCGACACCATCAAAAACACTGTCCATGCCCTGGCCAAGCTAAAAGGA GTTAAAACCATTGAGGGCTTTGCCTTGGACATCTGCAATCATTTCCTGACAGCGTTCAAACATGTCACACGAGCAAAGGTCAACATTGAGGAAGCTCCATGGAAGAGACTCGAAAAG aatGCGGTTGAACATGCCCATGCATTCATCCTCTCTCCAGAGTCTTTGCGCTTCTGTGAGGTTGAACAGTACAGAAATG CGAATGCAGTGATCCACAGTGGAATCAAAGACATGAAGGTTCTGAAGACCACGCAGTCAGGTTTCGAGGGCTTCCTGAAAGATCGCTTCACCACTCTGCAGGAAGCCAAGGACAGAGTCTTCTGCACCTCTGTTTATGCTAGGTGGCGCTACAACCAGCACAAGGAAGTAAACTTTGACATGGCAtg GAAAACTATAAAGGACAGCATCATTGAGAAGTTTGCTGGCCCCTACGATCGTGGGGAGTATTCACCATCTGTTCAGAAGACACTCTATGATAcacagattcttgttcttgagAGACTGCCAGAG GTCGAGGAGATTGAAATCATCATGCCGAACCAGCACTACTTTACAATCGACATGACTAAACTGGGACTCTCCAATAAGGATGAG gTCCTTCTACCTCTTGATAATCCAGCAGGCAACATTACAGGAACTATATGCAGGACACCACAAGCCAAACTGTGA
- the samd13 gene encoding sterile alpha motif domain-containing protein 13 translates to METKANGSMEPKSVVENGQLPDPAHWAVADVVNYFKATGFEEQANAFQDQEIDGKSLLLMTRNDVLTGLSIKLGPALKIYEYHVKPLQTQHLKSNAS, encoded by the exons ATGGAAACCAAGGCAAATGGTTCGATGGAACCCAAAAG TGTGGTGGAGAATGGGCAGCTTCCAGACCCTGCCCACTGGGCTGTAGCCGACGTAGTCAATTATTTTAAAGCTACTGGATTTGAAGAGCAAGCCAATGCTTTCCAGGATCAG GAAATCGATGGCAAGTCTCTGTTGTTAATGACTCGCAACGACGTTCTGACTGGACTCTCAATAAAACTGGGTCCGGCACTGAAGATTTATGAGTACCACGTGAAGCCGCTTCAGACCCAGCACTTAAAAAGCAATGCCTCGTAG
- the dnase2b gene encoding deoxyribonuclease-2-beta isoform X3 has protein sequence MSKYSVNTSEGALGRTLSQLYQRYMSNSSAYMLYNDAPPLLKYEYNYGHTKGALLFDQFQGFWLTHSIPHFPPFPEMGFGYPSTGKLYGQNIQCTTYNYEQFQKISQQLAYINPYTYNCSMPSAYYTEMAEMAQICAGKTVTVVPRRRLEKLMSVKGETFLSFAKSHSYVDDIYAGWIAQTLNTDFLVETWQREAHQLPSNCSLPYHVMNIKRVSLSELVTFSSYDDHSKWCVSWEHQTQWTCLGDLNRESRQAWRGGGLICTPNSAMYKAFRSAVAWYKNC, from the exons ATGAGTAAATATTCGGTGAATACCAGTGAAGGGGCATTAGGCAGGACACTGAGCCAGCTGTACCAAAGATACATG TCAAACAGCTCGGCATACATGCTCTACAATGATGCTCCTCCGTTGCTGAAGTATGAGTATAATTATGGACACACAAAAG GGGCACTACTTTTTGACCAGTTTCAAGGATTCTGGTTAACACACAGCATTCCTCACTTTCCACCTTTCCCCGAAATGGGTTTTGGCTATCCCTCCACTGGAAAACTCTACGGCCAGAATATTCAGTGTACAACCTACAATTACGAACAGTTCCAAAAAATAT cACAGCAACTAGCATATATTAACCCATACACATACAACTGCTCAATGCCATCAGCCTATTACACAGAGATGGCAGAAATGGCACAGATCTGTGCTGGCAAAACTGTAACTGTGGTCCCCAGGAGAAGGCTTGAAAAGCTGATGTCAGTCAAGGGAGAGACGTTCCTTAGTTTTGCCAAATCACACAGCTATGTTGATG ACATTTATGCTGGCTGGATAGCACAAACACTGAACACAGACTTTCTAGTGGAAACCTGGCAACGGGAAGCCCACCAGCTTCCCTCCAACTGCTCGCTTCCTTACCATGTGATGAATATCAAGAGGGTCTCTCTGTCCGAGCTGGTGACTTTCAGCTCCTATGATGACCACTCCAAGTGGTGTGTCTCTTGGGAACACCAAACCCAGTGGACTTGTCTAGGGGACCTGAACAGAGAGAGCAGACAGGCATGGAGAGGAGGTGGCCTCATCTGTACACCAAATTCAGCCATGTACAAAGCTTTCCGTTCGGCTGTGGCCTGGTATAAAAATTGTTAG
- the dnase2b gene encoding deoxyribonuclease-2-beta isoform X2: MFLFRPFRLIFFQVSFFLSSLCEGEISCLNEDGQPVDWFIMYKLPKYKQGNVGSGVDYMYLDPSLPNWQMSKYSVNTSEGALGRTLSQLYQRYMSNSSAYMLYNDAPPLLKYEYNYGHTKAQQLAYINPYTYNCSMPSAYYTEMAEMAQICAGKTVTVVPRRRLEKLMSVKGETFLSFAKSHSYVDDIYAGWIAQTLNTDFLVETWQREAHQLPSNCSLPYHVMNIKRVSLSELVTFSSYDDHSKWCVSWEHQTQWTCLGDLNRESRQAWRGGGLICTPNSAMYKAFRSAVAWYKNC; encoded by the exons atgtttttgtttcggCCTTTTCGTTTGATTTTCTTCCAGGTATCCTTCTTCTTAAGTTCACTGTGTGAGGGTGAAATCTCCTGCTTAAATGAAGATGGGCAACCTGTTGACTG GTTCATCATGTACAAATtaccaaaatataaacaaggtAATGTGGGAAGTGGAGTTGACTATATGTATTTGGATCCCTCATTACCCAACTGGCAGATGAGTAAATATTCGGTGAATACCAGTGAAGGGGCATTAGGCAGGACACTGAGCCAGCTGTACCAAAGATACATG TCAAACAGCTCGGCATACATGCTCTACAATGATGCTCCTCCGTTGCTGAAGTATGAGTATAATTATGGACACACAAAAG cACAGCAACTAGCATATATTAACCCATACACATACAACTGCTCAATGCCATCAGCCTATTACACAGAGATGGCAGAAATGGCACAGATCTGTGCTGGCAAAACTGTAACTGTGGTCCCCAGGAGAAGGCTTGAAAAGCTGATGTCAGTCAAGGGAGAGACGTTCCTTAGTTTTGCCAAATCACACAGCTATGTTGATG ACATTTATGCTGGCTGGATAGCACAAACACTGAACACAGACTTTCTAGTGGAAACCTGGCAACGGGAAGCCCACCAGCTTCCCTCCAACTGCTCGCTTCCTTACCATGTGATGAATATCAAGAGGGTCTCTCTGTCCGAGCTGGTGACTTTCAGCTCCTATGATGACCACTCCAAGTGGTGTGTCTCTTGGGAACACCAAACCCAGTGGACTTGTCTAGGGGACCTGAACAGAGAGAGCAGACAGGCATGGAGAGGAGGTGGCCTCATCTGTACACCAAATTCAGCCATGTACAAAGCTTTCCGTTCGGCTGTGGCCTGGTATAAAAATTGTTAG